One Dioscorea cayenensis subsp. rotundata cultivar TDr96_F1 chromosome 19, TDr96_F1_v2_PseudoChromosome.rev07_lg8_w22 25.fasta, whole genome shotgun sequence genomic window, actataaataaaatatagcaatCCATAAGTATTTAGGATATCAACAATACCACTACATAAGAATGTAAGACATCAACAagtaataatacaaaaaaaaaaaatacccaaagTTAGACAAGCAAAAAAAGTAGCAATTAAagcacaaatatttataaaagtccAGGATCTTCATCACCATCTCCATTTCCATCTCTTGTGCCTTCACTCTCCTCTGGTTGATTGTTACTTGAATTTTGTGTTCCATGTAGAGGAGGCATACCAATGTGATTACACAACATCTCAATTGTTCTTTTCAAATCAACTATCAAATTATCTTGAgcctctatcttcttcttcatagttGCCAACTCAGTTTGAAGCTCCTcttgattttgtgattcaaAAGAGCAAGTACTTGATTTGCTTGCATTTGTATTACCACCACAATAATAAGATGCTTGAGATCCAAGACCATACACCCTTATCTTTTTTTCACCACCAACTGCCTCATAATAAAGTGCGACCTCATCTATTGGTTGAGAATTATCATTTCTAGATCCAGAAATTGTTTGAGGTGCCTCTCTCAAGCTCAATACTTTATCCTTTatgcataatataaaatatgtaaataaataattacaaataaactatgaaaaatgaaaaatcttaaTGATTTAAAAGACTTTAAAAACTTACATTGAGTGATTTAGActtttcatcaataaaagtttGTCCATCATGCTTCTTAGTGTGagtaaaaagaaacaactcATGTGGTGTAGGCATACGGCCTAATGAAGATGCCTATAACACACACAAAATATACGCTTTAGCTATGATTATTTAGTtaagaataaaaacatatgaaattttagacattaataaaaaaaaaacatatgtaaacaaGGTTTGTCATCATGCTTTTTagtagtaataaataataaaaaaaaaataaccactCATGGTGTGAACACATTCATCCTAATGAAGATGCTTATAACGTTGACAACATATACATTTTCACTAGATATAATCATTTAgttaacaataaaagcaaatGTAATTttagacataaataaaaataaagtacttTTCCTTATACTACAACAATCGTAAACTTATATAGCATGCAAGTTAATTTTAGTATATTGCATTCAttcatcatacaaataaattctatttatacTTACAAGTCTTTTGCCATGTTCAACATTTGATATTGACCCTCCAGTATGAGATGATGGTCCTGCAATGCTCCTTctgttatttgaatttttttctcgtTTCATCTTAAATTCAGGTTTATCCCAAGAGGCTTTCCAATGTCTCCAAACATCATCAGACATGTATTctggtttcttttcagaatttcttatATCTCGCAAAAAATCACTGTATCGTTGTGAAGCTTTGATAACCCATGCCACCTTCACTTGAGCCTCCATTGAAGAATCCCACACACAATGCTTCtgcaaaacaataaacttgTTGATATTCAATAATGAAAATAGAATGGAATAAATAActtgaattcaaaataaaaataccctaaactcctcaaaataaaaatcttttgtaGCTTGTGAAATTGTTTTCCATATGTAGCCATTAGTGTCCACCTTTTGCTTGAACACCTTTGTTATCACAGGTGAACATTTGCTAGAGGGTTCTAACCtgttataattataaacatgtaaatgtgttcatatattataacatataatcatattataaaaaaaaaatacttacaaTCCATTCACAACCACGATGCGAAGTCTACCTCCATTAGCTTTTGCATCAAATGGATCATTACTAGCTTGGGATATAGTAGGAGTTGAAATTGTATGATTTGGGTCATTGTTTGAAATATCACATGATGCATTTGTGGGATTAGGGGCCTCAGTTTCTATATCATTAAGTTGATGGCATTTACAGGATTTGTTAAGTTCTCTTCATTTGTAGGATTAGTGTACATCCCGCAAGACCTTTCTCCTCGATATGGCCCAATCCTTCCTTTACCTCTAGGCATGTCTACAAAAATGACTAAATTgacataataacaataaacaaattcaaataaagcattgcaaatacataataatatcataaagaaaaatttagaaaatccTACA contains:
- the LOC120283599 gene encoding uncharacterized protein LOC120283599, with product MEAQVKVAWVIKASQRYSDFLRDIRNSEKKPEYMSDDVWRHWKASWDKPEFKMKREKNSNNRRSIAGPSSHTGGSISNVEHGKRLASSLGRMPTPHELFLFTHTKKHDGQTFIDEKSKSLNDKVLSLREAPQTISGSRNDNSQPIDEVALYYEAVGGEKKIRVYGLGSQASYYCGGNTNASKSSTCSFESQNQEELQTELATMKKKIEAQDNLIVDLKRTIEMLCNHIGMPPLHGTQNSSNNQPEESEGTRDGNGDGDEDPGLL